The genomic stretch aaaatgggGGGACtatgattttccttttttccttcatttttagGCTATTCTTGAGTGTATCCAGTAATTTTCCACTTCAAGTGAAGAGGCTAACTAAGCACAAATATTACTTAAGCATGTGAGGGCATTACTGGCAGCAGAAACATTGAAAGTTTAAGCAGCAAAGCGGATCCCAAATATTTATCTTTGCTCATTCAAATAAAGCAACGGATTATTTGACGTTCATGGAGCCTAGGTAATAGAGCAACAATCAAACATAACGCAAGTTAGCATGGTtgaggtccttgaggaattacAGCAGAGTACCAACTACTCAGTACTCAGGCACATCGCGAGTGGCAACCACATCAAAATATGACCGTTCTGTGTTCTAGTGATTACTTAACGAagttcataaataaaaattaacaatgtgTGGGCATTTATGGCAGCAGAAACATTACAAGCTTAAGCTGCAAAGTGAATTCCAACGTCTATTTTTGCACATTGAGACAAGGCAACTAACAATTTGATGGTCACAGAGCCTTGCTCTAGTGCAATGTCAAACCTAATGCTAGTTCACAAGACTGACGAACTACAAACCGCTTACTTAGATTGCTAGTGTGGCAACTACGTCAAGAACATTGCTCCAGAACTGAGCTTCGAGTGTGTGATTTTCTGTTCTAGTGCAGTAAATGGATAGAATATCCCTTCACAGACAAGAATGACTGAACAATGTGTGGGTTTTTACTGGCAGCAGAACACTCGAAATTTAAGCTGCAAAGCGGCTCCCAACATCGATTTTGCACATTGAAATTAGTCACCCAATAATTCCATATGGTCGTGGAGCCTAGGTAATAGTGCAACAATCAAACCTGGCTATACCAATTTACCATTGAGTTAAATTGGATTGGATAAAcattcaacaacaacaactaaGTTTTATCCACTAAATGCAGTCGGCTATATGAATTACAAAACGTTACCACGCTAGGTATAACACCAAGTCTTTCATTAACGtactccatatttttctttatgTCTCTTCAAAGCTAAAGCAGTATTCATTTGAATGGCATTTAAACAAATCTTGAATAGGGTTAGAAATGCAAAAAAATTGGAATGTTTgctttaaattaaaattttggggACACAAATATATCGAAATCAAACAATTATTCTGCAAATTCAACAAAGATTGTAAATGATAAAACGATACCtttggaatttgaatttgggTAAGTagtccaaaaccctaatttgagcCGCCTAGAGGGCAAAGGACTGAGAGGACCGTTGGGTTATATATACAGGGGAAGGTGGTATTTGTTGCTTTACCCACTTAACTTGTATGCGATTGCCAATTTTCTccctaaaattaaattttagccgattactcACTTGGACTTTTTTTCATTAGCCACTTTCtcattgaactttaattttagccgattacctCCTAACTtctataaatagccaattccCCCTGGTGTTGGATTTTAAAACTTTCATTCAgattttcatccatccaatttATCATCCTTTTTGCCCTTAACAATTGTCATGTGTTGTTTCCCTGATCAAGATGGATGAAAAATTGGATGAACAACGCAAGAGGAAATTagttatttataaaagttcagggggcaatttgttaaaattaaagtttaaagggaaattggctaattataaaatttcaagggggtaatcggctaaaattaaagttcaaagaGAAAATTGGCAACTCATACAAGTTTAAGGAGCAAATCGACAAATATGTCTTTCTGAAATTAGGGCATTGGCAGGGAAGCCGCTTTATCCAACGGTTGGAGGAAGAAACCGCGTAATCCTATGGTCAATATTTAATTTCGTCATAGGGATAACAGTTAACAGTGGGCTCATCTCTGTTTCTGGATTTTACAGTTCATGCAAATTCAATTAGGGTTGGGCCTTTTATTAAGTGGGTAACTTATAATTTTGGGCTAGGAAACGGGCTTCAATTTAAATTCAGAATGTGACCCATTTTGACTTGGGAAAATAAATTCATGTCACGGATGTGCCCTCTCTAGTTTTTTTCCTGCATCTCTCTTTACGTGACTTTACATCCATTTGTTCACGTGATTTAGGAGGAAATAACTTCTACGTTGCGAGTGCAATGCACTCTTGAGTTTTCTTAGTCTTTATCTTTGGTCATCGGAAAATATCATTCTCCTCACCTGACCAATTATTTCTGTAGTTCATCAATTTAAGAGTCTTAGCTCAAGCAAAATGATATCTGAGGGTTAAGAAGGGTGATTTTCTTTGTACTACATGCACTAAGGTATCGTTTCATATGCAGACGGAACGGGAcaggacaggacggaacggaacggagcgggagcaaagatgccttCGGATGGaaataaggaggaagaagaaggagacggagaggttataattttgtgttccacgaatGTGGAatgagtcgttccagggggtgaggtggaacgaaaattcacccaaaactcgtcccgtggaacagctcgttccacccgttttaggtgCACCAAATGTGGGACGGAACACCTTGTCCCACTTTGTTCCGTCCCGttccacgtaccaaacggtaccatCACACAATGACCGTTGTATTTTACCGATTCAGCGTCTTAAAATTGGTGATTCATGATCATTAGACGTGGTTCGGCAACTTAAAAGGAGAAATACTAAGGTGACTCTCTAAAAAAATGTGACTCTTTATGAGTTTTCTGCCACCTCATGTTCTGCACATGTTTTGTAATATTGACACATGAATAAACTATGAGGGAACAAAgtcaaattttaagaaaatctccttagtatttcttacTTAAAGAATGTCGACACTTAATGCTTGTAAGTacccaaaaaaaatcatatgaaTGGTATTCGAAGTCTCCATGTAGGACAAAATGAATTCAAAAGTTGTTGGCATTTGCTATTAGTGTGCGTTTGTTGTATCGGACTATTTCAGACTGGACTAATTTCaaagactaagctggactgacttagactagactaagctgaaTTAACTtggtgaagcgtttggtgcagtgtcggactaaaaagcaaaataataacaaattttactattatattatttaatcaatatctattaatattttaatattaatatatttatttattattttgtaatcttcttcctctcttaaCCTCTcttttttgggagttttaatgaaagtccgcggtactatttactttaatgaaaaatcatatttttacactaaaaagtcaatcctggtgctattcactttaccctttattttgtccttatcgttaaaactcaaagttttcaagctcttttcattagttttcctcttttttttccaCCCATCATCTTCctcccctctccctctcttaCTCCTTTTTTCTTCGTCCCACTGTCACCCTCCCCGCTTCctctttttctcccttttcACTTTGCTATGTTCTTCTCTTCTTCAAAGTATGAAACTTCgaatttgttttgaaaattttgaaaggctttatagccaaaatggtccatgagatttgttTAATACATCACTTTGGTCATTCAGATTGAAACTCAATAtaaatggttcctgagattgtccaccatccattattttggtcattccgttaaaaactctgttAAGTGTCTCAGAGCTCTTGGCtagaagtttgggcaattttcaaaacttcgtaactcaTCGATCGTTTCTTGATCAAATTcgactcataatatatcaaaatgaagataggaaagtgtagaacaagattatacctatttggaagcccaatggttgtcggagatggccgaaaaatagcctgaaaggtgactagtTCAcgagaaaactggaaaactagccggaaactgggtaaactgtAAACGTTCATAaattcttcaatactcaacgaaattgagtgattaaaaaatgaaaatcatacttctcaatttcgtctcatcgagaagtatgattttcgtttttgaatcactcaatttcgttaagtattgaagaagttatgaacgtttaaagtttacccaatttCTGAcgagttttccatttttttgcggatcagtcacctttcaggttattttctggccatctccAACAATCACTGGGCTTCCAAAtgggtataatcttgttctatacTTTACTATCTTCATTTGATACAtcatgggtcgaatttggttaagaaatgattgagttacgaaactttgaaaattgcccaaactttcagCTAAGAGCTCCAGCACACTTAACAGAATgtccaaaataatggatggtggacaatctcagggatcatttccattgattttcaacctcagagaccaaaatgatgtgttatgcaaatcttataGACCATTTTgcctaaaaagtcaattataatttatcctttacgggtaatgctaggaagactaaatttagagacaaaatttgcaaactaaatgatgtgtcactaataaaaatgaACACATTTACCAACGCtcaagtaataaaccaatcatcagtTTCTATGTTCTTTAGtttctaaaatttaatttacaaatttaatcttcctgCACCTTTACCCCCATTATATAATACGCTGCAAAAGTTTGAAActtcaaagagaaaataaaCTTGTGTTTTATGTGTTGGGTAGCTGGTGACTGATGTTCCGTGATGGCTTATTGCCCTTTTGCCTTGTTGCAGGAGAAACGCGCGACGAGTTTTGAATACGGGCGGTATGGAAATCCAACGACAGTAGTTGTTGAGGGGAAGATCAGGTTTGCATTTGTTTCATTCTCTTGTGTAGTTGTTGAGGGGAAGATCAAGTATCAGTACCTTATTTCAGGTCCTTGCTGGTTGCATTAGCGGTTCCATGAAATTGATTTCAGAAATTCGCACTTTGCATCATATTTTGGGTGGTGCTCTCAACCCGGTGAGTCATGTTTGTGGGTTATATATGTTTCTCGTCTCTTATTATTCTCAATTGTCACGTTGATTGGTGATGTTAATTTCTACTTCCATTAAGAATGTAGGGTACTTCAACAAATGATTCCATGCCCCACTTAATGCTTTAATGATTGAAGAATGGAATGAATTGTAAGCTTACATGATAATAATATATGTTTTTTGTTCATCAACAGAATGCTGCGTACCTGATCATTCGAGGCATGAAGACCTTGCATCTTCTTGTGCAACAACAGACTTCAACAGCATTGAGGATGGCCAAAATTTTAGAGGCACATCCTAAGgtatatattttgtaaacttAAGTAGCATTAACCACTGGGAGGCTAACTAAATAGGCTACCAGTGTGCGATTATTGTTGGAAAGATTATAGTACAAAAGTTTATGCTGGGATTCACCACTTTGTATTTGAAAACTGATGTTATTGAAAATGTTTATCGGCAGGTGGCACACGCCTACTATCCTGGTTTGCCTAGCCATCCTGAACATCTGCTTGCCAAGAGGCGGATGACTGGTTTCGGTGGTGTTGTCAATTTTGAGGTGAACATTCTCGACGCTGTCCCTTTCTGGCATGCTGTTATTATATTCATTTGGTTAATAATGTTCCTTGATTATGCAGATTGATGGAGACTTGATGAGAACCATTAAATTCGTGGATGCACGGAAAATCCCATGTATTGCTCCATGTGGTTGGGTCTGATAAATTAGGTAGATCTGTGATCTTGATATATCACCATATCGAGTCACACCAGATACTACGTGAAGGTGCCTACGTTCAGGGTTTTAGTCGGAGATGAATTTCGTAACCAAATAGCAGGTGCTTTGGCAATCCTAGACATGGtagtaaaagaaaaattgttacTATAGAAACATGGTGTGCCCTGGATAGATGTCTACATGTCGTATTCGAGAGCAACATTTGAAGCTTGTTATGCGAAGCTTAACCAATTAACCTAGCCGAAATTGTTCAAGTTGAAGCTTACGGTAATGGATTTTTCGTTGATGAAACCGCTTGGTCGTTTATACATTGATTTCGCTTGATTAATTTAGGCGGGCTGTAGATACAGTAAAAAGCCAATGATTTCTTCTGATTGCTGTGTTTTGATGCTCTTGAAACAGGGATCTCAGCCAGTCAGATAGGATCAAGTACGGGATGAAGGATAACTTGGTCCGTTTCAG from Pyrus communis chromosome 7, drPyrComm1.1, whole genome shotgun sequence encodes the following:
- the LOC137739323 gene encoding cystathionine gamma-synthase 1, chloroplastic-like, which produces MPSDGNKEEEEGDGEEKRATSFEYGRYGNPTTVVVEGKISGSMKLISEIRTLHHILGGALNPNAAYLIIRGMKTLHLLVQQQTSTALRMAKILEAHPKVAHAYYPGLPSHPEHLLAKRRMTGFGGVVNFEIDGDLMRTIKFVDARKIPCIA